In one Pirellulales bacterium genomic region, the following are encoded:
- a CDS encoding c-type cytochrome, with protein MPATESTWRSLKSMHVVFGVASVIMLLCTVWMLAADHNRSWKNYQREYRDIESWSADARINEQNTPEFGLTESQLQQKLEDVQGAALSDQGRQLFQKFVAEAKKKTDAQDSQQAAADSSAADFIAKDVETLAGYTDAAQRRDLRMDLYNRMRDLIARVKFREDNLTSNLKFRKAVLDKALASFSLAVGEGAPAEKTAQLQLAIDNAKADVDQLSATQQQEQTHRKELQATLNDITSEQDLAEKNLKEHQHKLEALKKTYAQQKANPGKQVLEMPILDAFNSPLKIDQIWLPDLTLNNNFKEVARFDHCTTCHQAIEKTAAGSAVLPAYDQAREVAVSLATPKEAPQPQKDRQGSEVPVNVEQVYGFALADRGMVDANDVTIGAVFPKSPAATAGLAAGDVLVKINDARVIDLDRALTNLLANVTWGQPLALTIRRGVPQPFSSHPRLDLFVGGSSPHPKDIFGCSICHQGQGSATSFEWASHTPNSPQQGRDWAHDYGWFNNHHWIFPMYPRAFDEASCLKCHHEVVDLEPSPKYPDPPAPTLIKGYELVRNYGCFGCHEINGFNGPAKRVGPDLRAEPAFYAAAQQVKSDSGFGNLTDEVKGWVERLIGHPDDDSARRRLREFLATDAAAKKPVLSQGTDHLEAMLKDIDTPGTFRKVGPSLRYVGSKDGYEFLYSWIRNPRDFRPSTKMPRFFGLWDHLVPTEKLDDKNNPVRDEKGNLVYEDSLGLLDAQRFEPVEVRAIANYLLTSSEAFDYLDKYTGTAKPSAERGKKAFEMRCIACHQHADFPQATATQGPNLSRIGAKLSLKPYGSQWLYSWIKNPSHYHARTAMPNTMLTPVANADGSVNDPIADVVEFLMQSTQDWKPSNVPAEQMTGDEKQALFDLALIYLKEKYPPERAKLYLQEGIPADRADGVTGAEAALLQSATPRGGQGEAAAGRALQYVGRRAISKYGCFGCHDIPGFEDAKPIGTALADWGRKDPSRLAFEQVGEYVTHYSWPKPEESRVRGQEAGGSDQESKGSSSTVSAKGGEHMPYGTASRPASAPQENMDYAIDGLGPTQGWLMEKLLGHEREGFLWEKLHQPRSYDFKKTENKGYNDRLRMPQFPFQEDEIEAVMTFVLGLVSEPPAPQYVANYAQNPREQAVIGGIRMVEQFNCTGCHQLEFEHWDLSYKSGTLGAAVQTPDYPFELPHFTQTQIDDSQREDRRGLLHAQLYGRPQVDAKGEIATTDENEEGDKFEGGGLGERFVLWQDMLLNGKTWLVGSKNPLVPENSVTAKFSGRGGDLGRWIYPAVVADEQKVNPNAKADEAWGWLPPPLIGEGKKVQTRWLHDFLLEPYPIRPAVVLRMPKFNMSSTNATTLVDFFAARDDAAAPYEFDARTSGDYFTGEELKHPHRMRDAMNIVTNNNYCVKCHLVGDFTPGGSVRAMGPQLDRVNERLRPDYVEHWVGNPKRILPYTGMPVNIPAAQPVAQDLFPGNSEQQLNGVVDLLMNWDRITKQLFSVKALIKPAAATGAGSAAAGASGGG; from the coding sequence ATGCCCGCAACAGAATCTACCTGGCGCAGTTTGAAATCGATGCACGTCGTGTTCGGCGTGGCCAGCGTAATCATGCTGCTATGTACGGTGTGGATGTTGGCGGCCGATCACAACCGCTCCTGGAAAAACTACCAGCGGGAGTATCGCGATATTGAATCGTGGTCGGCCGATGCCCGCATCAACGAGCAAAACACGCCGGAATTCGGCCTAACCGAAAGTCAACTGCAGCAAAAATTGGAGGACGTGCAAGGAGCGGCACTTTCAGATCAAGGACGGCAACTGTTCCAAAAGTTCGTGGCCGAAGCGAAGAAGAAAACTGACGCTCAAGATTCCCAACAGGCCGCCGCCGATTCGTCGGCCGCCGACTTTATTGCCAAAGATGTGGAAACCCTGGCCGGTTACACCGACGCGGCCCAACGCCGCGATTTGCGCATGGATTTGTACAACCGCATGCGGGATTTAATCGCCCGGGTAAAGTTCCGCGAAGACAATCTCACGTCCAATCTCAAATTCCGCAAGGCGGTGCTCGATAAAGCCCTGGCCAGCTTCAGCCTGGCCGTCGGCGAGGGGGCCCCGGCGGAGAAAACGGCGCAGTTGCAGTTGGCAATCGACAATGCCAAGGCCGATGTCGATCAACTCTCCGCCACCCAGCAACAAGAGCAAACGCATCGCAAGGAATTGCAAGCCACGCTCAACGATATTACCTCGGAGCAAGACCTGGCGGAGAAAAATCTGAAGGAGCATCAGCACAAGCTCGAAGCGCTCAAAAAAACGTATGCCCAGCAAAAAGCCAATCCGGGCAAGCAAGTGTTGGAAATGCCCATTCTCGACGCGTTCAACAGCCCGCTGAAAATCGATCAGATTTGGCTGCCTGACCTGACGCTGAACAACAATTTTAAGGAAGTGGCGCGGTTCGATCATTGCACCACTTGCCACCAGGCCATCGAAAAAACAGCGGCCGGCTCGGCGGTGCTGCCGGCTTACGATCAAGCCCGCGAGGTGGCTGTTTCGCTGGCCACGCCGAAGGAAGCGCCGCAGCCGCAAAAAGATCGGCAAGGCAGCGAGGTGCCCGTCAACGTGGAGCAAGTGTATGGCTTCGCCTTGGCGGATCGCGGCATGGTGGATGCCAACGATGTCACCATTGGCGCCGTGTTCCCCAAAAGCCCGGCGGCGACGGCCGGACTCGCGGCGGGTGACGTGTTGGTGAAAATCAACGATGCGCGGGTGATTGATCTCGATCGGGCATTAACCAACTTGCTCGCCAACGTAACGTGGGGGCAGCCGCTGGCGCTAACCATTCGTCGCGGCGTGCCGCAACCGTTCAGCTCGCATCCACGATTGGATTTATTCGTCGGCGGCTCAAGCCCGCATCCCAAAGATATATTCGGCTGCAGCATTTGCCACCAAGGGCAGGGCAGCGCCACCTCGTTCGAATGGGCCTCGCACACGCCGAATTCACCCCAGCAAGGCCGCGACTGGGCCCACGATTACGGTTGGTTCAACAACCACCACTGGATTTTTCCGATGTATCCGCGGGCGTTCGACGAAGCGAGCTGCCTGAAATGCCATCACGAAGTGGTTGATCTGGAGCCCAGCCCGAAGTATCCCGACCCGCCAGCGCCGACGTTGATCAAAGGTTACGAGCTAGTGCGCAATTACGGTTGCTTCGGCTGCCACGAAATCAACGGCTTCAACGGCCCGGCCAAGCGCGTGGGCCCCGATTTGCGCGCCGAGCCCGCGTTTTACGCCGCGGCTCAGCAAGTCAAATCGGATTCCGGCTTCGGGAATTTGACGGACGAAGTGAAAGGCTGGGTCGAGCGGCTCATCGGGCATCCAGACGACGACAGCGCCCGCCGTCGGCTTCGCGAATTTTTGGCGACCGATGCGGCCGCTAAAAAGCCGGTCCTTTCCCAGGGGACCGATCACCTGGAAGCAATGCTCAAAGATATCGACACGCCGGGCACGTTCCGCAAAGTGGGGCCCAGCTTGCGGTATGTCGGCAGCAAAGATGGCTACGAGTTTTTGTATTCTTGGATTCGCAATCCGCGCGATTTCCGTCCCAGCACTAAAATGCCGCGGTTCTTCGGCTTGTGGGATCACCTGGTGCCGACGGAAAAATTGGACGACAAAAACAACCCTGTGCGCGACGAAAAAGGAAATCTCGTTTACGAAGACAGCCTAGGGTTGCTCGATGCCCAGCGCTTCGAGCCGGTGGAAGTTCGGGCGATCGCCAATTATTTGCTCACCAGCAGCGAAGCGTTCGATTACTTAGATAAGTACACCGGCACCGCCAAGCCCTCGGCGGAGCGGGGCAAAAAAGCGTTTGAAATGCGCTGCATTGCCTGCCATCAGCATGCCGATTTTCCGCAGGCCACAGCCACGCAGGGGCCCAATTTATCGCGGATTGGGGCTAAGCTGTCGCTCAAGCCATACGGTAGCCAGTGGCTCTACAGTTGGATTAAAAATCCCAGCCACTATCATGCCCGCACCGCCATGCCCAATACCATGCTCACGCCGGTTGCCAATGCCGATGGAAGCGTGAACGACCCCATCGCCGACGTCGTCGAGTTCCTGATGCAATCGACGCAAGATTGGAAGCCCAGCAATGTGCCAGCGGAACAGATGACCGGCGACGAAAAACAGGCCCTGTTCGATTTGGCGCTGATCTACTTGAAGGAAAAGTATCCGCCGGAACGGGCCAAACTGTATTTGCAGGAAGGCATTCCCGCCGATCGCGCCGATGGCGTGACGGGCGCGGAAGCAGCACTGCTGCAAAGCGCCACGCCCCGCGGAGGCCAAGGCGAGGCTGCCGCCGGGCGGGCATTGCAATATGTGGGACGCCGCGCCATTAGCAAATACGGTTGCTTCGGTTGCCACGACATTCCGGGCTTTGAAGACGCCAAGCCGATCGGCACCGCACTGGCCGATTGGGGGCGGAAAGATCCTTCGCGGCTGGCGTTCGAGCAAGTTGGCGAATATGTCACGCATTACTCCTGGCCGAAGCCGGAGGAGTCACGGGTCAGGGGTCAGGAGGCAGGAGGCAGTGATCAGGAGTCAAAGGGCAGCAGTTCAACCGTGAGTGCAAAGGGTGGGGAGCACATGCCGTATGGCACCGCCAGCCGGCCGGCCAGCGCGCCGCAAGAAAACATGGACTATGCCATCGACGGGCTAGGCCCCACGCAAGGTTGGCTGATGGAAAAATTATTGGGCCACGAGCGCGAGGGCTTCCTGTGGGAAAAACTGCACCAGCCGCGCAGTTACGATTTCAAGAAAACCGAAAACAAGGGCTACAACGATCGCCTGCGAATGCCGCAGTTTCCCTTCCAAGAAGACGAAATTGAAGCCGTGATGACCTTTGTGCTGGGCCTGGTATCGGAGCCGCCCGCGCCGCAGTATGTTGCCAATTACGCGCAAAATCCGCGCGAACAGGCCGTGATTGGCGGCATCAGAATGGTCGAGCAGTTCAACTGCACCGGCTGCCACCAGTTGGAGTTTGAACACTGGGATTTGTCATATAAATCGGGCACGCTGGGGGCCGCAGTGCAAACGCCCGATTATCCGTTCGAGCTGCCGCACTTTACGCAAACGCAAATCGACGATTCGCAGCGAGAAGATCGCCGCGGCCTGTTGCACGCGCAGCTGTATGGCCGTCCGCAAGTCGATGCCAAGGGAGAAATTGCCACCACCGACGAAAACGAAGAGGGAGATAAATTTGAAGGGGGCGGCCTCGGCGAGCGGTTCGTGCTGTGGCAGGACATGCTGCTGAATGGCAAAACGTGGCTCGTGGGCTCAAAAAATCCGCTGGTCCCGGAGAATTCCGTCACGGCCAAGTTTTCCGGTCGCGGTGGAGATTTGGGCCGCTGGATTTATCCGGCGGTCGTGGCGGACGAGCAAAAAGTGAATCCCAACGCCAAGGCGGATGAAGCCTGGGGTTGGTTGCCGCCGCCATTGATCGGCGAAGGCAAAAAGGTGCAAACGCGCTGGCTGCACGACTTCTTGCTGGAGCCGTATCCGATTCGACCGGCGGTCGTGCTGCGCATGCCGAAGTTCAACATGAGCTCCACCAACGCCACCACCTTGGTAGACTTTTTCGCCGCCCGGGACGATGCCGCCGCTCCGTACGAATTCGACGCCCGCACCAGCGGCGATTACTTTACCGGCGAAGAACTGAAGCATCCGCACCGTATGCGCGATGCCATGAACATCGTCACCAACAACAACTACTGCGTGAAATGCCACCTGGTGGGCGATTTCACTCCCGGCGGCAGCGTGCGGGCCATGGGGCCACAGCTGGATCGGGTGAACGAACGGCTCCGGCCCGACTATGTGGAGCATTGGGTCGGAAATCCGAAGCGCATTTTGCCGTATACCGGAATGCCGGTGAATATTCCGGCCGCCCAGCCGGTGGCGCAAGATTTATTCCCCGGCAATAGCGAGCAGCAACTGAATGGCGTGGTCGATTTGCTGATGAATTGGGATCGCATTACGAAGCAGTTGTTTTCCGTCAAAGCGCTGATCAAGCCTGCCGCGGCGACCGGCGCCGGCAGCGCCGCCG